One window from the genome of Dioscorea cayenensis subsp. rotundata cultivar TDr96_F1 chromosome 3, TDr96_F1_v2_PseudoChromosome.rev07_lg8_w22 25.fasta, whole genome shotgun sequence encodes:
- the LOC120254154 gene encoding sister chromatid cohesion protein PDS5 homolog A isoform X1, protein MAQKQQLRELGSKLDSPPASKDALIKLLKQAAKYLSELDQSQWSSMSDFMKPFLNAVAKKEYLNHQDRDVKVLVATCICEITRITAPEAPYSDDVLKDIFNLIVGTLSGLSDINSPSFGRRVLILETLARYRSCVVMLDLECHDLINEMFNTFFAVVSDDHPENVLTSMQTIMVLILEESEDIQENLLNTILSVLGRKRKDISMAARKLSMKVIELCTVKLEPGIKQFLVSALSGDSSYLKTQIEYHEVIYDLYQCAPKILHSIIPYLTGELLTDKLDIRQKAVNLLGDLFALPGCPISEPFQPLFSEFLKRLTDRVVDVRVSVIEHVKNCLLSNPSRPEASQIISALSDRLMDYDENVRKHVVAAICDVACHSLKGFPTETVKLVADRLRDKSLAVKGYAMERLAELYKLYCLKSVDDSISRDGFEWIPGKIVRCLYDKDLRSETIEQILCGSLFPPEMATKDMVEHWTAVFSGLDKVEVKALDQLLMQKQRLQQELQSYLSLRQRYQEGGTVDIQKKISACIRSMSRLFNDPVKAEESFQILNQLKDMNIWKLLKTLLDPCTTFRHAWTVRDDLLKILGEKHPLYDFMGILSIKCSYLFFNQEYVKEILSMASQQNSSGNRKLLASSMNLLAMIGCFSPLLLAGSEEALVNLLKEDNDITKEGIAHVLAKAGGTIRENLGSTSSAVDLLLERLCLEGSRKQAKYSVQALAAITQDDGLKSLSVLYKRLVDSLEEKTHLPSILQSLGCIAQTAMPVFETREDEIIEYIRSKILEQSNVITAGSKDKPDWNEIGEICLLKIFSIKTLVKSYLPHKDAHLRPGIEKLLEILKNILAFGEVSKDIKSNDVDKAHMRLASAKAVLRLSRQWEHKIPVDVFYLTLSISEDPYTESRRIFFSKVNQYIKERHLDPKYACAFLLNMTEWNSTEVKEVKHNLLELIQICRQVKARQLSRQTDVSSVLPYPEHILVYLVHALVHHPSFPNMNDCKEIHAFDHIYRRLHLFLSVLLLGDESGKSGGGNVNQKKESTTAVTTIFHSIKCSEDVVDPEKSKVSHVLCELGLSIVKSLIHDEMVTSETSTISLPPSLYKLSESNGETSLDDKEFEWLYGASAMAHYEALNTPNKEQAGSDSGKNEMALEDSDREGNELPLSKMMKILKSQGSKKKKIVKKNTLTPDTKLPESEFDVLGMVREINLDSREQARTMETEDLTSPEYYNCGPKSTKNKDKVVLSPQKRKGNKAVIALSVPTPKRKRSASVHRSHSKSPKVLNDNRKFPYLQPIIMDEKPSISSKKRLSVEKDLGGSIASDVSPFSSGRKEPEISDLKPGVSNNLKKPTTQMEEDKKTSSSKSKKRKRRSIAGLAKCSYSVDENDELVGSRIKVWWPLDRKFYEGMVQSYDPGKKKHTILYDDGDIEVLDLDKERWEPLSNGCSPRKLPKLENLLSDKELSGKKPKGKSKTIGTQNKNSVKKIKRKTTKKEPVGKNRNMLSGGDSSADSVVSGSSGNDSDLSNAHPNSISEVDDANSDEPEEQTVDEQVSEPEENTKQMSDDEPDNPMEEEKPDSSHSADKEDSEDDDDDQPLGAWKQRAGKAG, encoded by the exons ATGGCTCAGAAGCAGCAGCTGAGAGAGCTTGGATCGAAGCTGGATAGCCCTCCCGCTTCCAAAGATGCGCTGATTAAACTCTTAAAG CAAGCTGCAAAGTATCTCTCTGAGTTGGATCAATCACAATGGTCTTCGATGTCAGATTTCATGAAGCCTTTTCTCAATGCTGTGGCAAAGAAAGAGTATCTGAATCATCAAGATAGGGATGTTAAAGTTCTTGTAGCAACATGCATCTGTGAGATCACCCGGATAACTGCACCTGAAGCTCCATACAGTGATGATGTTCTAAAG GACATATTTAATCTGATTGTGGGCACACTTAGTGGCCTAAGCGATATTAACAGCCCATCATTCGGGAGGAGAGTTCTTATCTTGGAGACACTTGCGAGATATAGGTCATGTGTTGTGATGTTGGATCTTGAGTGTCATGATCTCATaaatgaaatgttcaacacTTTTTTTGCTGTTGTAAG TGATGATCATCCAGAAAATGTTCTTACATCAATGCAAACAATCATGGTCCTTATTTTAGAGGAGAGTGAGGATATTCAGGAGAATCTCTTAAATACCATACTGTCTGTTTTGGGCCGGAAAAGAAAA GACATTTCTATGGCTGCTCGGAAGCTTTCAATGAAAGTTATAGAACTATGTACTGTGAAACTTGAGCCTGGCATAAAGCAGTTTCTTGTTTCTGCTCTGTCCGGAGATAGCAGTTATTTGAAGACTCAAATTGAATATCATGAAGTGATATATGATCTATATCAATGTGCGCCCAAGATTCTCCACAGCATTATCCCATATCTCACAGGAGAGTTATTG ACAGATAAGTTAGATATTCGGCAAAAGGCAGTCAATTTACTTGGAGACTTGTTTGCTTTACCGGGGTGTCCAATCTCTGAACCCTTTCAGCCACTCTTCTCTGAGTTTTTGAAGAGATTGACTGATAGGGTGGTTGATGTTCGCGTTTCTGTCATTGAACATGTGAAGAACTGTTTGCTGTCAAATCCGTCCAGACCTGAAGCATCTCAGATTATTA GTGCACTATCGGATCGGCTGATGGACTATGATGAAAATGTCAGGAAACATGTTGTTGCTGCCATCTGTGATGTGGCATGTCATTCATTGAAAGGTTTTCCAACCGAGACTGTGAAGCTTGTTGCAGATCGCCTCCGAGATAAATCT CTCGCTGTCAAAGGCTATGCCATGGAGCGATTAGCAGAGCTGTACAAGCTTTATTGTTTGAAGAGTGTTGATGATTCAATAAGTCGTGATGGATTTGAGTGGATACCAGGGAAAATAGTCAGATGTTTGTATGACAAAGATTTGAG ATCTGAAACGATTGAACAAATTTTGTGTGGATCTTTGTTCCCACCTGAGATGGCCACTAAAGACATGGTGGAACATTGGACAGCAGTTTTCTCAGGGCTTGATAAAGTTGAGGTGAAAGCTTTGGACCAACTTCTCATGCAGAAGCAAAG GTTACAGCAAGAGTTGCAGAGTTATCTCTCTCTTAGGCAAAGATATCAG GAAGGTGGCACTGTTGATATCCAAAAGAAAATTTCTGCTTGCATCCGAAGCATGTCTCGCCTGTTTAATGATCCTGTGAAAGCGGAGGAGAGCTTTCAGATTCTAAATCAATTGAAGGATATGAATATCTGGAAACTCCTGAAAACCCTACTTGACCCTTGCACTACTTTCCGTCATGCATGGACTGTTCGG GATGACCTGCTGAAGATCCTTGGGGAAAAACATCCGTTGTATGATTTTATGGGTATTCTTTCCATAAAATGCTCCTATCTGTTTTTCAATCAGGAGTATGTCAAGGAGATTTTGTCAATGGCTTCTCAACAAAATTCTAGTGGAAATAGAAAACTTCTAGCATCATCTATGAATCTGCTTGCG ATGATAGGTTGTTTTTCTCCCCTGCTTTTAGCTGGGTCTGAGGAAGCTCTTGTTAATCTTCTGAAAGAGGACAATGATATCACTAAAGAAGGTATTGCTCATGTTCTAGCAAAGGCTGGTGGAACCATACGGGAGAATCTGGGTTCAACTTCCAG TGCTGTTGATCTACTTTTAGAAAGGCTCTGTTTGGAGGGTAGCCGAAAGCAAGCAAAGTATTCTGTACAGGCCCTGGCAGCAATAACACAAGATGATGGGCTTAAGTCATTATCAGTACTATACAAG AGGCTGGTTGATAGCTTGGAGGAAAAAACTCACTTGCCATCCATATTACAATCTCTGGGATGTATAGCCCAAACTGCAATGCCTGTGTTTGAAACCAGGGAAGATGAGATCATAGAGTATATTAGGAGCAAGATTTTGGAGCAAAGTAAT GTAATTACTGCAGGGTCAAAAGACAAACCTGATTGGAATGAAATTGGCGAAATTTGTCTATTAAAG ATTTTTAGCATTAAGACTTTGGTGAAAAGCTATCTACCCCACAAAGATGCTCATTTGAGGCCAGGCATTGAAAAACTTCTAGAAATCCTGAAGAATATTCTTGCTTTTGGAGAAGTTTCAAAGGATATAAAATCGAA TGATGTGGATAAGGCCCATATGAGGCTTGCTTCAGCCAAAGCTGTTCTGCGTTTGTCAAGGCAGTGGGAACATAAAATACCTGTTGATGTCTTCTATCTCACATTAAGCATTTCAGAG GATCCATATACTGAATCTAGGAGAATATTCTTCAGCAAAGTCAATCAATATATCAAGGAGAGGCACCTAGATCCCAAGTATGCTTGTGCCTTCCTTCTTAATATGACTGAATGGAACTCTACTGAGGTTAAAGAG gTCAAACACAATCTACTGGAACTTATTCAAATATGTCGTCAAGTTAAGGCACGTCAACTTTCGAGGCAAACTGATGTGAGCTCAGTACTGCCCTATCCAGAACATATCCTGGTGTATTTAGTTCATGCTCTTGTGCATCATCCGTCATTTCCAAACATGAACGATTGCAAAGAAATTCATGCCTTTGATCATATTTATCG ACGGttgcatttatttctttctgTGCTGTTGCTTGGAGATGAAAGTGGGAAGTCTGGTGGTGGTAATGTTAACCAGAAAAAAGAAAGCACTACTGCAGTGACCACTATCTTTCACAGTATCAAGTGCTCAGAAGATGTTGTTGATCCagaaaaatcaaaa GTGTCACATGTTTTATGTGAGCTTGGCCTATCAATTGTGAAGAGTTTAATTCATGACGAGATGGTTACTTCtgaaacaagtacaatttcctTGCCACCTTCTCTTTATAAGCTTTCTGAGAGCAATGGTGAAACCTCTTTG GATGACAAGGAATTTGAATGGTTATATGGTGCTAGCGCCATGGCCCATTATGAGGCACTAAATACTCCTAATAAGGAACAG GCAGGGTCAGATTCTGGCAAGAATGAAATGGCCTTAGAAGATAGCGATAGAGAAGGAAATGAATTACCTCTAAGcaaaatgatgaaaattctCAAATCTCAGGGcagcaagaaaaagaaaatagtgaaAAAGAACACTTTGACTCCTGATACAAAACTTCCAGAAAGTGAATTTGATGTCTTGGGAATGGTTAGAGAAATAAATTTGGACAGTCGGGAACAAGCACGGACCATGGAAACAGAAGATTTAACTAGCCCTGAATATTATAACTGTGGACCAAAgtcaacaaaaaacaaagacaagGTGGTTCTATCGCCTcagaaaaggaaaggaaataAGGCTGTCATTGCATTGTCTGTCCCAACTCCAAAACGCAAAAGGTCAGCATCTGTTCACAGGTCTCATTCAAAGAGCCCCAAGGTCCTGAATGATAATAGAAAATTTCCTTACCTGCAACCTATTATCATGGATGAAAAACCCAGTATTTCATCTAAAAAGAGGCTGTCTGTGGAGAAAGACCTTGGTGGATCTATTGCTTCAGATGTGTCGCCATTTTCAAGCGGGAGAAAAGAGCCTGAAATATCCGATCTTAAGCCTGGTGTCAGTAATAATTTAAAG AAACCTACAACCCAAATGGAGGAGGATAAGAAAACTAGTAGCTCTAAATCTAAGAAGCGTAAAAGGAGAAGCATTGCTGGTCTAGCAAAG TGCTCATATAGTGTTGACGAGAATGATGAACTGGTAGGGTCGAGGATAAAAGTTTGGTGGCCATTGGACAGGAA GTTTTATGAAGGCATGGTACAATCTTATGATCCTGGAAAGAAGAAACATACA ATATTATATGATGATGGAGATATAGAAGTTCTTGATTTAGACAAGGAGAGGTGGGAGCCTCTCAGTAATGGTTGCTCGCCAAGAAAG CTGCCGAAGTTAGAAAATCTGTTGTCAGATAAAGAACT GTCTGGTAAAAAACCGAAAGGCAAGAGCAAAACCATCGGTACACAAAATAAGAACTCTGTCAAGAA GATTAAAAGGAAGACGACAAAGAAAGAGCCAGTGGGCAAGAACAGGAATATGCTATCTGGAGGCGATTCGAGTGCAGATTCTGTTGTTTCTGGAAGCAGTGGAAATGATTCTGATTTGTCGAACGCTCATCCGAATTCTATCTCTGAGGTTGATGATGCCAATTCAG ATGAACCAGAAGAGCAGACGGTGGACGAACAAGTTTCAGAACCCGAAGAAAACACCAAACAAATGTCAGATGATGAGCCAGACAATCCAATGGAAGAAGAGAAACCAGATTCTTCTCATTCAGCTGACAAGGAAGATTCCgaggatgacgatgatgatCAACCTCTT GGTGCGTGGAAGCAACGGGCCGGAAAAGCAGGCTAA
- the LOC120254154 gene encoding sister chromatid cohesion protein PDS5 homolog A isoform X2, giving the protein MAQKQQLRELGSKLDSPPASKDALIKLLKQAAKYLSELDQSQWSSMSDFMKPFLNAVAKKEYLNHQDRDVKVLVATCICEITRITAPEAPYSDDVLKDIFNLIVGTLSGLSDINSPSFGRRVLILETLARYRSCVVMLDLECHDLINEMFNTFFAVVSDDHPENVLTSMQTIMVLILEESEDIQENLLNTILSVLGRKRKDISMAARKLSMKVIELCTVKLEPGIKQFLVSALSGDSSYLKTQIEYHEVIYDLYQCAPKILHSIIPYLTGELLTDKLDIRQKAVNLLGDLFALPGCPISEPFQPLFSEFLKRLTDRVVDVRVSVIEHVKNCLLSNPSRPEASQIISALSDRLMDYDENVRKHVVAAICDVACHSLKGFPTETVKLVADRLRDKSLAVKGYAMERLAELYKLYCLKSVDDSISRDGFEWIPGKIVRCLYDKDLRSETIEQILCGSLFPPEMATKDMVEHWTAVFSGLDKVEVKALDQLLMQKQRLQQELQSYLSLRQRYQEGGTVDIQKKISACIRSMSRLFNDPVKAEESFQILNQLKDMNIWKLLKTLLDPCTTFRHAWTVRDDLLKILGEKHPLYDFMGILSIKCSYLFFNQEYVKEILSMASQQNSSGNRKLLASSMNLLAMIGCFSPLLLAGSEEALVNLLKEDNDITKEGIAHVLAKAGGTIRENLGSTSSAVDLLLERLCLEGSRKQAKYSVQALAAITQDDGLKSLSVLYKRLVDSLEEKTHLPSILQSLGCIAQTAMPVFETREDEIIEYIRSKILEQSNVITAGSKDKPDWNEIGEICLLKIFSIKTLVKSYLPHKDAHLRPGIEKLLEILKNILAFGEVSKDIKSNDVDKAHMRLASAKAVLRLSRQWEHKIPVDVFYLTLSISEDPYTESRRIFFSKVNQYIKERHLDPKYACAFLLNMTEWNSTEVKEVKHNLLELIQICRQVKARQLSRQTDVSSVLPYPEHILVYLVHALVHHPSFPNMNDCKEIHAFDHIYRRLHLFLSVLLLGDESGKSGGGNVNQKKESTTAVTTIFHSIKCSEDVVDPEKSKVSHVLCELGLSIVKSLIHDEMVTSETSTISLPPSLYKLSESNGETSLDDKEFEWLYGASAMAHYEALNTPNKEQAGSDSGKNEMALEDSDREGNELPLSKMMKILKSQGSKKKKIVKKNTLTPDTKLPESEFDVLGMVREINLDSREQARTMETEDLTSPEYYNCGPKSTKNKDKVVLSPQKRKGNKAVIALSVPTPKRKSISSKKRLSVEKDLGGSIASDVSPFSSGRKEPEISDLKPGVSNNLKKPTTQMEEDKKTSSSKSKKRKRRSIAGLAKCSYSVDENDELVGSRIKVWWPLDRKFYEGMVQSYDPGKKKHTILYDDGDIEVLDLDKERWEPLSNGCSPRKLPKLENLLSDKELSGKKPKGKSKTIGTQNKNSVKKIKRKTTKKEPVGKNRNMLSGGDSSADSVVSGSSGNDSDLSNAHPNSISEVDDANSDEPEEQTVDEQVSEPEENTKQMSDDEPDNPMEEEKPDSSHSADKEDSEDDDDDQPLGAWKQRAGKAG; this is encoded by the exons ATGGCTCAGAAGCAGCAGCTGAGAGAGCTTGGATCGAAGCTGGATAGCCCTCCCGCTTCCAAAGATGCGCTGATTAAACTCTTAAAG CAAGCTGCAAAGTATCTCTCTGAGTTGGATCAATCACAATGGTCTTCGATGTCAGATTTCATGAAGCCTTTTCTCAATGCTGTGGCAAAGAAAGAGTATCTGAATCATCAAGATAGGGATGTTAAAGTTCTTGTAGCAACATGCATCTGTGAGATCACCCGGATAACTGCACCTGAAGCTCCATACAGTGATGATGTTCTAAAG GACATATTTAATCTGATTGTGGGCACACTTAGTGGCCTAAGCGATATTAACAGCCCATCATTCGGGAGGAGAGTTCTTATCTTGGAGACACTTGCGAGATATAGGTCATGTGTTGTGATGTTGGATCTTGAGTGTCATGATCTCATaaatgaaatgttcaacacTTTTTTTGCTGTTGTAAG TGATGATCATCCAGAAAATGTTCTTACATCAATGCAAACAATCATGGTCCTTATTTTAGAGGAGAGTGAGGATATTCAGGAGAATCTCTTAAATACCATACTGTCTGTTTTGGGCCGGAAAAGAAAA GACATTTCTATGGCTGCTCGGAAGCTTTCAATGAAAGTTATAGAACTATGTACTGTGAAACTTGAGCCTGGCATAAAGCAGTTTCTTGTTTCTGCTCTGTCCGGAGATAGCAGTTATTTGAAGACTCAAATTGAATATCATGAAGTGATATATGATCTATATCAATGTGCGCCCAAGATTCTCCACAGCATTATCCCATATCTCACAGGAGAGTTATTG ACAGATAAGTTAGATATTCGGCAAAAGGCAGTCAATTTACTTGGAGACTTGTTTGCTTTACCGGGGTGTCCAATCTCTGAACCCTTTCAGCCACTCTTCTCTGAGTTTTTGAAGAGATTGACTGATAGGGTGGTTGATGTTCGCGTTTCTGTCATTGAACATGTGAAGAACTGTTTGCTGTCAAATCCGTCCAGACCTGAAGCATCTCAGATTATTA GTGCACTATCGGATCGGCTGATGGACTATGATGAAAATGTCAGGAAACATGTTGTTGCTGCCATCTGTGATGTGGCATGTCATTCATTGAAAGGTTTTCCAACCGAGACTGTGAAGCTTGTTGCAGATCGCCTCCGAGATAAATCT CTCGCTGTCAAAGGCTATGCCATGGAGCGATTAGCAGAGCTGTACAAGCTTTATTGTTTGAAGAGTGTTGATGATTCAATAAGTCGTGATGGATTTGAGTGGATACCAGGGAAAATAGTCAGATGTTTGTATGACAAAGATTTGAG ATCTGAAACGATTGAACAAATTTTGTGTGGATCTTTGTTCCCACCTGAGATGGCCACTAAAGACATGGTGGAACATTGGACAGCAGTTTTCTCAGGGCTTGATAAAGTTGAGGTGAAAGCTTTGGACCAACTTCTCATGCAGAAGCAAAG GTTACAGCAAGAGTTGCAGAGTTATCTCTCTCTTAGGCAAAGATATCAG GAAGGTGGCACTGTTGATATCCAAAAGAAAATTTCTGCTTGCATCCGAAGCATGTCTCGCCTGTTTAATGATCCTGTGAAAGCGGAGGAGAGCTTTCAGATTCTAAATCAATTGAAGGATATGAATATCTGGAAACTCCTGAAAACCCTACTTGACCCTTGCACTACTTTCCGTCATGCATGGACTGTTCGG GATGACCTGCTGAAGATCCTTGGGGAAAAACATCCGTTGTATGATTTTATGGGTATTCTTTCCATAAAATGCTCCTATCTGTTTTTCAATCAGGAGTATGTCAAGGAGATTTTGTCAATGGCTTCTCAACAAAATTCTAGTGGAAATAGAAAACTTCTAGCATCATCTATGAATCTGCTTGCG ATGATAGGTTGTTTTTCTCCCCTGCTTTTAGCTGGGTCTGAGGAAGCTCTTGTTAATCTTCTGAAAGAGGACAATGATATCACTAAAGAAGGTATTGCTCATGTTCTAGCAAAGGCTGGTGGAACCATACGGGAGAATCTGGGTTCAACTTCCAG TGCTGTTGATCTACTTTTAGAAAGGCTCTGTTTGGAGGGTAGCCGAAAGCAAGCAAAGTATTCTGTACAGGCCCTGGCAGCAATAACACAAGATGATGGGCTTAAGTCATTATCAGTACTATACAAG AGGCTGGTTGATAGCTTGGAGGAAAAAACTCACTTGCCATCCATATTACAATCTCTGGGATGTATAGCCCAAACTGCAATGCCTGTGTTTGAAACCAGGGAAGATGAGATCATAGAGTATATTAGGAGCAAGATTTTGGAGCAAAGTAAT GTAATTACTGCAGGGTCAAAAGACAAACCTGATTGGAATGAAATTGGCGAAATTTGTCTATTAAAG ATTTTTAGCATTAAGACTTTGGTGAAAAGCTATCTACCCCACAAAGATGCTCATTTGAGGCCAGGCATTGAAAAACTTCTAGAAATCCTGAAGAATATTCTTGCTTTTGGAGAAGTTTCAAAGGATATAAAATCGAA TGATGTGGATAAGGCCCATATGAGGCTTGCTTCAGCCAAAGCTGTTCTGCGTTTGTCAAGGCAGTGGGAACATAAAATACCTGTTGATGTCTTCTATCTCACATTAAGCATTTCAGAG GATCCATATACTGAATCTAGGAGAATATTCTTCAGCAAAGTCAATCAATATATCAAGGAGAGGCACCTAGATCCCAAGTATGCTTGTGCCTTCCTTCTTAATATGACTGAATGGAACTCTACTGAGGTTAAAGAG gTCAAACACAATCTACTGGAACTTATTCAAATATGTCGTCAAGTTAAGGCACGTCAACTTTCGAGGCAAACTGATGTGAGCTCAGTACTGCCCTATCCAGAACATATCCTGGTGTATTTAGTTCATGCTCTTGTGCATCATCCGTCATTTCCAAACATGAACGATTGCAAAGAAATTCATGCCTTTGATCATATTTATCG ACGGttgcatttatttctttctgTGCTGTTGCTTGGAGATGAAAGTGGGAAGTCTGGTGGTGGTAATGTTAACCAGAAAAAAGAAAGCACTACTGCAGTGACCACTATCTTTCACAGTATCAAGTGCTCAGAAGATGTTGTTGATCCagaaaaatcaaaa GTGTCACATGTTTTATGTGAGCTTGGCCTATCAATTGTGAAGAGTTTAATTCATGACGAGATGGTTACTTCtgaaacaagtacaatttcctTGCCACCTTCTCTTTATAAGCTTTCTGAGAGCAATGGTGAAACCTCTTTG GATGACAAGGAATTTGAATGGTTATATGGTGCTAGCGCCATGGCCCATTATGAGGCACTAAATACTCCTAATAAGGAACAG GCAGGGTCAGATTCTGGCAAGAATGAAATGGCCTTAGAAGATAGCGATAGAGAAGGAAATGAATTACCTCTAAGcaaaatgatgaaaattctCAAATCTCAGGGcagcaagaaaaagaaaatagtgaaAAAGAACACTTTGACTCCTGATACAAAACTTCCAGAAAGTGAATTTGATGTCTTGGGAATGGTTAGAGAAATAAATTTGGACAGTCGGGAACAAGCACGGACCATGGAAACAGAAGATTTAACTAGCCCTGAATATTATAACTGTGGACCAAAgtcaacaaaaaacaaagacaagGTGGTTCTATCGCCTcagaaaaggaaaggaaataAGGCTGTCATTGCATTGTCTGTCCCAACTCCAAAACGCAAAAG TATTTCATCTAAAAAGAGGCTGTCTGTGGAGAAAGACCTTGGTGGATCTATTGCTTCAGATGTGTCGCCATTTTCAAGCGGGAGAAAAGAGCCTGAAATATCCGATCTTAAGCCTGGTGTCAGTAATAATTTAAAG AAACCTACAACCCAAATGGAGGAGGATAAGAAAACTAGTAGCTCTAAATCTAAGAAGCGTAAAAGGAGAAGCATTGCTGGTCTAGCAAAG TGCTCATATAGTGTTGACGAGAATGATGAACTGGTAGGGTCGAGGATAAAAGTTTGGTGGCCATTGGACAGGAA GTTTTATGAAGGCATGGTACAATCTTATGATCCTGGAAAGAAGAAACATACA ATATTATATGATGATGGAGATATAGAAGTTCTTGATTTAGACAAGGAGAGGTGGGAGCCTCTCAGTAATGGTTGCTCGCCAAGAAAG CTGCCGAAGTTAGAAAATCTGTTGTCAGATAAAGAACT GTCTGGTAAAAAACCGAAAGGCAAGAGCAAAACCATCGGTACACAAAATAAGAACTCTGTCAAGAA GATTAAAAGGAAGACGACAAAGAAAGAGCCAGTGGGCAAGAACAGGAATATGCTATCTGGAGGCGATTCGAGTGCAGATTCTGTTGTTTCTGGAAGCAGTGGAAATGATTCTGATTTGTCGAACGCTCATCCGAATTCTATCTCTGAGGTTGATGATGCCAATTCAG ATGAACCAGAAGAGCAGACGGTGGACGAACAAGTTTCAGAACCCGAAGAAAACACCAAACAAATGTCAGATGATGAGCCAGACAATCCAATGGAAGAAGAGAAACCAGATTCTTCTCATTCAGCTGACAAGGAAGATTCCgaggatgacgatgatgatCAACCTCTT GGTGCGTGGAAGCAACGGGCCGGAAAAGCAGGCTAA
- the LOC120254959 gene encoding pre-mRNA-splicing factor SLU7 — MATASVSFKSREDHRKQLELEEARKAGLAPAELDEDGKEINPHIPQYMSSAPWYLNAERPSLKHQRKWKSDPNYTKAWYDRGAKIFQADKFRKGACENCGAMTHDKKSCMDRPRKLGAKWTNMHIAPDEKVETFELDYDGKRDRWNGYDPSTYGLVIERYEARDEARRKYLKEQQLKKLEEKNSNQKSQDQVSDEEEEEDVDDDDLRVDEAKVDESKQMDFAKVEKRVRTTGGGSTGTVRNLRIREDTAKYLLNLDVNSSHYDPKTRSMREDPVPDSDPNEKFYGGDNQYRVSGQALDFKQLNIHAWEAFEKGQDIHMQAAPSQAELLFKNYKVIKEKVKSKMKDTIMEKYGNAASEEEIPRELLLGQTEREIEYDRAGRIIKGQETALPKSKYEEDVFINNHTTVWGSWWKDHQWGYKCCKQMIRNSYCTGSAGIEAAEAAADLMKVNMARKEASEEEPEQNEEKNLATWGTDVPEDLVLDQKRLAEALKKEDEKKKEERDERKRKYNVKWNDEVTAEDMEAYRMKKVHHDDPMKDFLH, encoded by the exons ATGGCGACAGCATCTG TGTCTTTTAAATCACGAGAAGATCATCGAAAACAACTTGAGTTGGAGGAGGCCCGGAAGGCCGGGTTGGCTCCTGCTGAGCTTGATGAAGATGGAAAGGAAATTAATCCTCACATACCTCAGTACATGTCCTCTGCACCTTGGTATCTTAATGCCGAGAGACCGAGTTTGAAGCATCAAAGAAAATGGAAGTCTGATCCGAATTATACAAAAGCATGGTATGATAGAGGTGCCAAGATCTTTCAAGCTGATAAATTTAGAAAGGGCGCTTGTGAAAATTGTGGTGCAATGACCCATGACAAGAAGTCATGCATGGATAGACCACGGAAGCTGGGAGCTAAATGGACAAACATGCATATAGCTCCTGATGAAAAGGTGGAGACTTTTGAACTTGATTATGATGGGAAACGTGATCGTTGGAATGGGTATGATCCTTCTACTTACGGGCTTGTTATTGAGAGATATGAAGCGAGGGATGAGGCAAGAAGGAAATATCTGAAAGAGCAGCAACTGAAAAAGCTCGAGGAGAAGAACAGTAACCAGAAGAGTCAGGATCAGGttagtgatgaagaagaagaagaagatgttgatgatgatgacttGAGGGTGGACGAAGCGAAGGTGGATGAGAGCAAGCAGATGGACTTTGCGAAAGTGGAGAAACGTGTTCGCACAACTGGTGGCGGGAGTACAGGAACTGTGAGGAATCTGCGTATTCGTGAAGACACCGCCAAGTATCTGTTGAATCTGGATGTCAATTCTTCTCACTATGACCCAAAAACGAGATCCATGAGAGAGGACCCTGTACCTGACAGTGATCCAAATGAGAAGTTTTATGGAGGTGATAACCAGTACAGAGTCAGCGGGCAAGCTCTTGACTTCAAACAGCTCAACATTCATGCATGGGAAGCTTTTGAGAAGGGACAAGATATCCACATGCAAGCTGCTCCATCTCAAGCTGAGTTACTGTTTAAAAACTATAAGGTGATCAAGGAGAAAGTGAAGTCGAAAATGAAGGACACAATCATGGAGAAGTACGGAAATGCTGCTTCTGAGGAGGAGATCCCAAGAGAGCTACTTTTGGGGCAAACGGAGAGAGAAATCGAGTATGATCGTGCTGGTCGTATTATAAAAGGGCAGGAGACTGCTCTTCCAAAGAGCAAGTACGAAGAAGATGTGTTCATTAATAACCACACTACTGTGTGGGGGTCATGGTGGAAGGATCACCAATGGGGATATAAATGCTGCAAGCAAATGATACGCAACAGCTACTGCACAGGCTCAGCGGGAATCGAGGCTGCTGAGGCTGCAGCTGATCTGATGAAGGTGAACATGGCGCGCAAGGAAGCTTCAGAAG AGGAACCtgaacaaaatgaagaaaagaatctTGCCACTTGGGGTACTGATGTTCCCGAAGATTTGGTTCTTGACCAAAAACGCCTTGCAGAAGCTCTGAAGAAg GAggatgaaaaaaagaaagaagaaagggatGAACGAAAGCGGAAATACAATGTCAAGTGGAACGATGAAGTAACCGCGGAAGATATGGAGGCATATAGAATGAAGAAGGTCCACCATGATGATCCTATGAAGGATTTTCTCCACTGA